From the genome of Salvelinus namaycush isolate Seneca chromosome 10, SaNama_1.0, whole genome shotgun sequence, one region includes:
- the si:dkey-51e6.1 gene encoding 14 kDa phosphohistidine phosphatase: protein MVCVVGRAVTRLCVPCTVRIFTVAMADALGKVPDAEVDPEGTFKYILVRIKVKDGTEYKDIVRGTKSAGQYHNHIFEKVTPPITALGLECNCLGGGKIEHNSKDKKLRVFGESTGYGKADHSVSVEKLKSVFKDYEITWSDDKE from the exons ATGGTGTGTGTCGTAGGCAGAGCAGTTACAAGGTTGTGCGTCCCGTGTACAGTGCGTATTTTCACAGTCGCAATGGCAGACGCTTTGGGTAAAGTCCCCGACGCTGAAGTCGATCCAGAGGGAacatttaagtatattttagtgAGGATAAAAGTAAAAGATGGAACTGAATACAAAGATATAGTGAGAGGCACAAAAAGTGCTGGGCAGTATCACA ATCATATATTTGAGAAGGTCACCCCACCAATAACGGCTTTGGGACTGGAGTGCAACTGTCTTGGAGGAGGGAAAATTGAGCACAACAGCAAAGACAAAAAACTGCGTGTTTTTGGAGAATCAACC GGCTATGGCAAAGCAGATCATTCAGTGTCTGTTGAGAAGCTGAAGAGTGTCTTCAAAGACTACGAGATCACCTGGTCCGATGATAAAGAATAG